A window of the Synechococcus sp. JA-3-3Ab genome harbors these coding sequences:
- the apcD gene encoding allophycocyanin subunit alpha-B — translation MSVINQIIETADDQLRYLSVSELQAIKDYMSSGEKRLQIAQVLTENKKRIIDQAQKQLFAKRPEYIQPGGNAYGEKRYNQCLRDYDWYLRLVTYGIIAGSKEPIESIGLIGVREMYNALNVPIAGMIDAIVFLKEAALSLLDPDSAAEAAPYFDYIINAMS, via the coding sequence GTGAGCGTGATCAACCAGATCATCGAGACCGCGGACGACCAACTGCGCTATCTCTCCGTCAGCGAACTGCAAGCTATCAAAGATTACATGAGCAGCGGCGAGAAGCGTTTGCAGATCGCTCAGGTGTTAACTGAGAACAAAAAACGCATTATCGATCAGGCGCAGAAGCAGCTATTTGCCAAGCGACCCGAATACATACAACCCGGCGGCAATGCCTACGGCGAAAAGCGCTATAACCAGTGCCTGCGGGACTACGACTGGTATCTCCGCCTGGTGACCTATGGCATCATTGCCGGCAGCAAAGAGCCGATCGAGTCCATCGGCTTGATAGGGGTGCGGGAGATGTACAATGCCCTCAACGTGCCCATTGCCGGTATGATCGATGCGATCGTGTTCTTGAAGGAAGCAGCCCTCAGCCTGCTGGATCCGGACTCCGCCGCCGAGGCTGCCCCCTATTTCGACTACATCATCAATGCCATGAGCTAG
- a CDS encoding type IV pilus twitching motility protein PilT yields the protein MPGPATPPQMSPPPPAPAARPQVSPPSPGSAAPPFGPPARPTAAGRIPVAAAAPKSAPAGPTLRQLVQEAYEKGYSDIHLGVGEVPRFRDRGQIVIGNYPVTTTEVFYSWLRESLPENQIRQFEECLELDTAIQYEGLVRCRVNCFVSLLGPAMVLRLIPLKILTLEQLRAPEVLKRIAEEHKGLVLVTGPTGSGKSTTLAAMVDYINSNFAKHIISIEDPIEFVHQSKKSLVRQREVGIHTLEFANALKASLREDPDIILIGEMRDRETVDTALKAGQTGHLVFGTLHTNSAVRTIERLLGIYRPEEQEPMRLQLAETLVAIIAQTLVRTTDGKRTAAHEIMRNTDAIRDYIKRGAVDEIEELIADGSYEGMCTMNQSLFRLYQEGRITEEVCLEAAPRRNEMAQWLRGRI from the coding sequence ATGCCGGGCCCTGCCACTCCCCCGCAGATGTCTCCGCCCCCTCCAGCTCCTGCTGCCCGGCCTCAGGTGTCTCCCCCCAGCCCCGGTTCGGCTGCTCCGCCTTTTGGGCCGCCGGCTCGCCCCACGGCTGCTGGACGGATCCCGGTGGCCGCCGCTGCTCCTAAGTCTGCCCCCGCTGGACCGACGCTGCGCCAACTGGTGCAGGAAGCCTACGAAAAAGGCTACTCGGATATTCACCTGGGGGTGGGAGAGGTGCCCCGTTTCCGGGATCGGGGGCAAATTGTGATAGGCAACTACCCGGTCACCACCACCGAGGTGTTCTATAGCTGGCTGCGGGAAAGCCTGCCGGAGAACCAAATCCGCCAGTTTGAGGAGTGCCTGGAGCTGGATACCGCTATCCAGTACGAGGGCTTGGTGCGCTGCCGGGTTAACTGCTTTGTTTCTCTGCTAGGGCCTGCCATGGTGCTGCGCCTGATCCCGCTCAAGATCTTGACGCTGGAGCAGTTGCGGGCGCCGGAGGTGCTCAAGCGCATTGCCGAGGAGCACAAGGGCCTGGTACTGGTGACAGGCCCCACCGGCTCCGGGAAGTCCACAACCCTGGCGGCGATGGTGGACTACATCAACTCCAACTTTGCTAAGCACATCATCTCGATTGAGGATCCCATCGAGTTCGTCCACCAGAGTAAGAAATCGCTGGTGCGGCAGCGGGAGGTCGGCATCCACACCCTGGAGTTTGCCAACGCCCTCAAGGCTTCGCTGCGGGAAGATCCGGACATCATCCTCATCGGGGAGATGCGGGATCGCGAAACCGTGGATACGGCTCTCAAGGCCGGCCAGACGGGCCACCTGGTGTTTGGAACCCTGCACACCAACAGCGCCGTCCGCACCATCGAGCGTCTCTTGGGGATCTACCGGCCAGAGGAGCAGGAGCCAATGCGTCTGCAACTGGCCGAGACTCTAGTAGCAATTATTGCCCAGACGCTGGTGCGCACCACCGACGGCAAGCGCACCGCTGCCCACGAGATTATGCGCAACACCGATGCCATCCGCGACTACATCAAACGGGGTGCCGTGGACGAGATCGAGGAGCTGATTGCCGACGGCTCCTACGAGGGGATGTGTACCATGAACCAGTCGCTGTTTCGGCTCTACCAAGAGGGGCGCATTACAGAGGAGGTGTGTCTGGAGGCGGCTCCGCGGCGCAACGAGATGGCCCAATGGCTGCGGGGGCGCATCTGA
- the folE gene encoding GTP cyclohydrolase I FolE codes for MTLAKPGSGAEFRLNNKANLKSRLVRDLSHAAGQEPEGSESLDPAMVAAVETLLRGIGEDPQREGLKKTPERVVAALKFLTSGYRQSLEDLINGAIFDEGHDEMVLLRDITLFSLCEHHLLPFIGKAHVAYIPRQKVVGLSKIARIVEMYSRRLQVQERLTRQIAEALMTMLDPYGVGVVIEATHMCMVMRGVQKPGSWTVTSSMVGVFQEDPRTREEFLSLIRHPSNL; via the coding sequence ATGACTCTTGCCAAGCCTGGATCCGGTGCCGAGTTTCGACTCAACAACAAAGCCAACCTGAAGTCTCGCCTTGTCCGAGATCTGTCCCATGCGGCGGGGCAAGAGCCCGAGGGCTCAGAGAGCCTGGATCCGGCGATGGTAGCGGCAGTGGAGACGTTGCTGCGGGGAATTGGGGAGGATCCGCAGCGGGAGGGCCTCAAGAAAACGCCGGAGCGGGTGGTGGCCGCCCTGAAATTTTTGACCAGCGGCTATCGGCAGTCCCTGGAAGATCTCATCAACGGCGCCATCTTCGACGAGGGCCACGACGAGATGGTGCTGCTGCGGGATATTACTTTGTTCAGCCTCTGCGAGCACCACCTCTTGCCCTTTATCGGCAAGGCCCATGTTGCCTACATCCCCCGCCAAAAGGTGGTGGGCCTGAGCAAGATCGCCCGCATTGTCGAGATGTACTCCCGCCGCCTGCAGGTTCAGGAGCGCCTTACCCGCCAGATCGCGGAAGCTTTGATGACCATGCTGGATCCCTATGGGGTGGGGGTGGTTATCGAGGCTACCCACATGTGCATGGTGATGCGGGGGGTGCAAAAGCCGGGCTCTTGGACGGTCACCAGCTCGATGGTGGGGGTGTTCCAGGAGGATCCCCGCACGCGGGAGGAGTTTTTGAGCCTCATTCGCCACCCGTCCAACCTTTAA
- a CDS encoding SDR family oxidoreductase, with the protein MSFETQFPERALITGASRGIGKAVALALARQGVAVALVARSHPDLLGVQAEIQAKGGKAEVFPIDLADLRALPQRLQALLDQFGVCDVLVNNAGIAHVGPLATLSLSDWQRVIDLNLTAAFLCAQAVLPAMRRQRCGTIVNIISIAGKRAFPNWGAYCASKFGLLGFSQALAAEERQHGIRVTSLCLGAVDTPLWDTVQVDFDRSKMLSPEWVADLIAHIVRLPKGAVVEDLTLMPAAGAF; encoded by the coding sequence ATGAGTTTTGAGACCCAGTTTCCCGAACGTGCCCTGATTACGGGGGCCAGTCGAGGGATCGGCAAAGCAGTGGCCCTAGCCCTAGCTCGGCAGGGGGTGGCAGTTGCTCTGGTGGCCCGTTCCCATCCCGATTTGCTGGGGGTACAGGCGGAGATCCAGGCAAAGGGAGGAAAGGCGGAGGTTTTTCCCATCGACTTGGCCGACTTAAGAGCCCTGCCGCAGCGGTTGCAGGCTCTCCTGGATCAATTTGGTGTTTGTGATGTCTTGGTCAATAACGCCGGCATAGCCCATGTCGGGCCTTTGGCCACCTTATCTTTGTCCGATTGGCAGCGGGTGATCGACTTGAACCTGACGGCAGCTTTTCTCTGTGCCCAAGCCGTCCTGCCGGCGATGCGCCGGCAGCGCTGCGGCACGATTGTCAACATTATCTCCATTGCGGGCAAGCGAGCCTTTCCCAATTGGGGGGCTTACTGCGCCAGTAAGTTTGGCCTGCTGGGCTTTTCTCAAGCCCTGGCCGCAGAGGAACGGCAGCATGGCATTCGGGTGACCAGCCTGTGTCTCGGAGCTGTGGATACACCTCTTTGGGATACAGTTCAGGTCGATTTCGACCGTTCCAAAATGCTCTCGCCGGAGTGGGTGGCGGACTTGATTGCCCACATCGTTCGCCTGCCCAAGGGTGCCGTGGTGGAAGATCTGACCCTCATGCCGGCAGCAGGGGCCTTTTAG
- a CDS encoding ABC transporter ATP-binding protein, translating to MAEFLISSTSTAARTDSPYILEVEHISKGFPGQRQLVLQEVAFRLPQGDILGIVGPSGCGKTTLLRTIAGFEQPDSGRILLGGRVVAGEGQWIPPERRGVGLVFQDFALFPHLDVLANVMFGLRPTALFASAAGGGSRSSSAEVGGAAQQARERADEVLRLVGLEDYAHRYPHELSGGQQQRVALARALAPKPSLILLDEPLSNLDVQVRYYLREEIRKILKQTQTSAIFVTHDQEEALCLSDWVAVMREGRIEQWGSPEEVYREPATRFVAEFIAQANFLRCERREFGWQAEGLLHIPFQALRDQPDPHLRQGELMIRQEELRLHPNPQGRVTIRDRQFLGREYRYCLVTETGKQLHALAREALPVGTRVQVTVEQGRLFPISEPQSVAGSGSKSFA from the coding sequence ATGGCCGAGTTTTTGATTTCCTCGACGTCCACCGCTGCCCGGACGGACTCTCCCTACATTCTTGAGGTTGAGCACATCAGCAAGGGGTTTCCCGGCCAGCGGCAGTTGGTTTTGCAGGAAGTGGCGTTTCGCCTGCCCCAGGGAGACATTCTGGGGATTGTCGGCCCATCGGGCTGTGGGAAGACCACTTTATTGCGCACCATTGCCGGCTTTGAGCAGCCAGACAGCGGGCGGATCCTGCTGGGGGGGCGAGTGGTGGCCGGGGAGGGGCAGTGGATCCCACCGGAGCGGCGGGGGGTGGGGCTGGTGTTTCAGGATTTTGCCCTGTTTCCCCACTTGGATGTGTTGGCCAATGTGATGTTTGGCCTCCGGCCCACTGCCCTGTTCGCGTCGGCAGCGGGGGGCGGCAGTCGCTCCTCCTCGGCTGAGGTGGGAGGCGCTGCCCAACAGGCGCGGGAACGGGCTGACGAGGTGTTGCGGTTGGTGGGTCTAGAGGACTACGCCCACCGCTATCCTCATGAACTTTCAGGCGGGCAGCAGCAGCGGGTGGCCCTGGCCCGAGCTCTGGCCCCCAAGCCCAGCCTAATCCTTTTGGATGAGCCGTTGAGCAACTTGGATGTGCAGGTGCGCTACTACTTGCGGGAAGAAATCCGCAAAATCCTCAAGCAAACCCAGACCTCGGCCATTTTCGTTACCCACGACCAAGAGGAGGCTCTCTGCCTTTCCGATTGGGTGGCGGTGATGCGGGAAGGGCGTATTGAGCAATGGGGATCCCCGGAGGAAGTCTATCGGGAGCCGGCTACCCGCTTTGTGGCGGAATTCATCGCCCAGGCCAACTTTCTTCGCTGTGAGCGGCGGGAGTTCGGTTGGCAAGCTGAGGGGCTGCTGCACATCCCATTTCAGGCTTTGAGGGATCAGCCCGATCCCCATCTGCGCCAGGGAGAGCTGATGATCCGGCAGGAGGAGTTACGTCTGCATCCCAATCCCCAGGGGAGAGTTACCATTCGGGATCGACAGTTTCTGGGGCGAGAGTATCGCTATTGTCTGGTTACAGAGACGGGCAAGCAATTGCACGCCCTGGCGCGGGAAGCTTTGCCGGTGGGCACGCGGGTTCAAGTTACCGTCGAGCAGGGCCGTCTGTTTCCCATTTCGGAACCTCAGTCAGTAGCGGGATCGGGAAGCAAGAGCTTTGCCTGA